TTTCATGACAAAGTATTCTGGACTTCACTGGGCAATGCCCTGTTACTGACCGCTGCTACTGTATTTTTACAGCATCCCTTTGCTATTCTCATAGGGATATTCCTGACCAATTCCGGTAAATACGAAAAAATATTCCGGACGATCTTTTTCATCCCCGCAGTAATTTCTGTTGTGGTTACAGCCAAGCTGTGGAGCGGGATTTTTCATCCCAATTACGGATTGCTTAACAAGTTGCTTAGCGGCGTTGGGCTGGATGCACTCACACATGATTGGCTTGGAGATCCGAAGACAGCGATCTGGTGCATCATCATTGTTGTAATGTGGCAAGGTTTTGGATACGCACTGCTGCTATATTATTCAGGTCTGCAAGGCATTCCAAGTGATCTAAGCGAAGCCGCAAAGATCGATGGCGCGAACAACTATACTCTCTACACGCGCATCATCATACCGCTTCTTTCGCCTATGATGCGAGTTGCCATTATCATCGCGGTTACAACCTGTCTTAAGCAAATGGAAACCGTGTTCTTAATGACCAACGGTGGCCCGGCTAATAGCACGCAATTCTTAGGAAACTACCTTTACAAAACCGCCTTCTCATCGTCGCTATACGGCTACGGTAATGCCATATCCATCCTATTCATTGTGTTCTGCCTTGTACTGACCGTAATACTTAACAAGGTTCTGAAGAAAGATATCGGAGAGTTTTAGAATCCCTGTAACCGGAGGAAATCATATGAATAATTCATTAGCACCTGCCGCTTCGCCCCTCAATCTGAAGCTTCATAAACAGAAGCGCAGTAAACCTACAACTGGCAAAATCCTAATGATGTTGTTTCTTTGTCTCATTGCTTTAATTCAGTTATTTCCGCTCATCTGGCTGATCGATTACTCCCTGCTAAAGAGTGGTGATTTTTTCGGAAGCTCTTTTCTGAAATGGCCATCCCCCCCGCAATGGGAGAATTATAGAAACGCTTTTACCTATGGGCGTGTACCACGCTATTTTGCCAACAGTCTTATCATTACAGTAATTACCGTTGCACTGTCCGCACTAGTGTCACTAATGATGGGGTATGCGTTCACTCGTATGAAATGGAAGCTAAGTGGTATCGTGTTGTCACTTATCATGATGGGCATGATTATTCCCATTCACGCGACACTGCTGCCGAACTTTATCCTGTTTAACAAGCTCGGAATGCTGAACAATATGTACACGCTGATTCTGCCTTATTCGGCTATTGTCATCCCAATGAGTGTGCTCATCATGACTGGATTTCTAGAGACCATCCCTCGTGCGATTGAAGAGTCAGCGGTTATCGATGGCTGCGGCATTTACGGTGTGATCTTCCGCATCATCTTTCCAATTACGAAACCCGCACTAGCTACCATCTGTGTACTCAATTTCATCAGCACATGGAATGAATTTATTATGGCGAACACCTTTCTCACCTCGGAGGATCTCAAAACCATTCCATTCTCCATTATGAAATTCGCCGGAGAATATTCGTCCAACTACGGTGCTCAGTTCGCTGTTATGACGATCATTGCGATCCCAACCATCTTGATCTATCTGCTCTTCACAGAACAGATGACAAAAGGAATTACCGCCGGGGCGGTTAAGGGCTAACACAAAAAGCGTGGAGAACTCTAGCTTTATTCCTCCAACATTTTATTGACATTAACTTTCAACTCGTATATGATCTCCTTAGGCAAAATCACAACGAATTAAATCAAAAATTTAATATATCCCGTAAAGGGGAGTAGCTGTTAAATAAAGTCGTCAATACGAGAATATGAGGATATTCTCCGGCTTTATTGGCAATTCAACATTGTTAGCGAGACCTTTACCAATCAGGTTAGACCTTTATTCCAAAGGCTAATCTGTTTGGTAAAGGTCTTTTTTATATAAAATTGGTTAAAATGGTAAGGTAAGTATCTTTTAGTAGATATTTGCATAAGAAAAGGGAGGACAACAGTAATGGATTGGGGATTATTATTAGAGTACGGCTGGGTATTACTAGTTCTTGTAGCACTTGAAGGACTACTAGCCGCAGATAACGCACTGGTATTGGCAATTATGGTTAAACACCTTCCTGATGAGGAAAGAAAAAAAGCACTATTCTACGGATTAGCCGGAGCCTTCGTGTTCCGCTTCGGTTCACTATTTGTCATCTCTTACCTGGTTGATATTTGGCAAGTACAAGCCATCGGCGCACTTTATTTACTGTTTATCGCGGGGAACCATATCTTCCGAAAACTATTAATCAAGAAGCCCGTTACGGATGAAGCAGCTGAAAGCGGTACGGACGGCGCAGTCAACAAAAAGAAATCCAGCTTTTGGTTTACTGTCTTTAAAGTAGAAGTTGCTGACATCGCCTTCGCGGTCGATTCCATCCTAGCCGCAGTTGCACTTGCGGTTGCACTACCTGCAAGTGGTCTTCCAAAAATCGGAGGCCTTGACGGTGGACAATTCCTCGTCATCTTTGCCGGCGGATTTATCGGATTGGTCATTATGCGTTTTGCAGCTTCCTTCTTCGTTAAGCTGCTTCACACCCGTCCAGGTCTTGAAATTGCAGCCTTCTTCATCGTAGGCTGGGTCGGCGTTAAGCTCGCAGTCATTACCTTGGCACACCCTTCACTTGGTGTTCTTTCCGAGGATTTCGCGCATAGTACCATTTGGAAGGTTACCTTCTATGTTGTACTCGTGCTCATCGCTGCAATCGGTTGGTTTATGAGCAGCAAGGTAGAAGAGAACGCTAACGAGAATCCAGTTAAAGAAGTAGATAAACAACTCCATTAATTGTATTTGAATAGCAAAAACAAAAATAACCCGAAAGACGCGCCCTTTCTGTAAAGGTGTTTGTCTTTCGGGTTATTTTCTTTTATCCCCTATTTTGCTCCTCATACAGAAAAGCCTGCTTCCACCATCAAACGGGAAGCAGGCTCTGCATTATATATTCTTATTGACCTATAATCTGATCAGTCTTACCTTGCAGTTCCACTAGCTTCATAATCACCGTAGCCGCCAGTGCTTTCGTTACCGTCTGCTGCGGATTAAACTTGCCGTTGTCATCCTTGAGGATTCCCAATTTCACAACAAGAGCCACTGCACCCTTATTGTTTATAGATGCACTATCACTGAACTGACTTACCGTTACATCTTTATCAAGATAGGCTGTGAGTTTGTTGTATTTCAAAAAATCAGCTAACTGAACTGCCAGCTGTTCCCGGGTTAACTTACTATCAATTTGCAGGCTTTGATCCTTGTTGATCCACTTACGATCTGCTGCATAAGTAACAACATCATAATATGAATTCTCAGGCTTCACACCTGCCACAGTTTTCCGTTCATTATTAGCAATATAACTGCTGAAATTCGGATTAGAAGCCTTGGCAAGATAGGTTAACCAATCGCCAACTGTTATTTCTTGATCTGGGTTTACTTTACCATCGGCATCCGGAGTAATCACATGATATTTTACTAATTCTGATAATGGTTGTTCTGCTGCATGACCTTTGATATCCGTTGCAGATATTTGAGCATCTTGCTGACCGAGGTAATCATAGACCGCAACCCATTTACCAGTGGCTGCATCTAAAACCTGATATAATCCATTAGATTCATCAAAAGTTGTATCATATACCAGCTTCACCTTTGGCGCGGCATAGCTATTATAACTATAGTATCCACCAACCTGAGTATACTTCAGCTTAGTCTGATATTTAGGTTTATAACTTTCGAGCGCTTCCTTCTTGGAAATTGTTGCATCAGGAGATAATGTGATTTCATCGATACCGTTTATCCGATTCCCCATGTAAGAAATCAGTCTGCCGTAAAGATCCAAGCTAACCGTAAGGGTACTGTCACTCACAGGAATGCCTTGATGATATCTAATAAACTGATATCTAAATCCTGATCCGTCTGAAGTAACGTTTGAGTTATCTCCATATTCTACAAGCTTTAGCTTCTGACTCGCCTGAGGATATAGGCTATTTATTATACTAAGTGCTTTAGTCTTAGCTTCGGCCTCACTAAGCTTCTTCCCTCCAGCAGGGGCTGCCTCTTCCTTCTTCTTATCCTGAGCAGCACCATAAGCTTGAACCTGGTACTGTAATATTTCACCGGTCTTTGCATCGATCTCAGCAGAGGATTGTTCTGGAAAGCCAGCACCAATGTAACGTTCATTTCCACTAGCACTACCCCAATATAACTGCCAGATCTTCCGATTCGTATCCTGATAGTCATTTCTTAAGCTTTGAGAGATCAATTTACGATCTGCTGGAATATATGCAACCTTCTTTACAAGCTGTTCCGCTTCTTTTGCAGTAAGCTCTGTAGTTGAAGTTCTTGCTTGAAAGACATCCTTACCCTTTGCTACATCTGAATACACGACTGGGGTAGATGCGTATTCTTTTCCTTCATAATCTATTCTCTTGCCCGTCAATGCATCGATAGGATATAGAGACTGATCCACTGGACGCCAGCCTAGGATCCAGTTGTTAGGTTTTCCGTTCTTATAAATAGGAGTGAAAAAAAGGCCTACATCAAACTGTTCCGCAAATTGCTTCTGTGCTTGCTCCAAGGTAATCTTGGGCTGTGCAGACGGATACTCAAGCCCTTGAGAAAACTTAGTGAATTGAATTACATTACCGTTGCCATCCACAGCTATGTTAATGTTATCCGATCCAGAAGGAAGACCATTCTTCATGACACTGAAGTAATAGCTGTATTGAACAGGACCGAATAAAGTGTTCGAAAAATAATTATAACCAGCATTCTCATTTAATTGCAGATCACTGCTCTTAACCGATGTGGCTGCCTTAGCCACAAAAGCCTTGGCGATCTCCAGTGCCTGAGGCTGCGATATTTTCGGAGGATAATAGGATTCGTTATTCTCACGTGGGTATGAAATATACGTACTAATGATATCTCCACTAATGGCATCTACCTCACTGCTAAAGCCATATCCCATACTCCCCTCTTGAATCTGCCACTGAATATTCCAGATCATTTGATTGGCTGGAGGGGGGTAGCTTTGGTTAGATCCCAGTTGAACATTGTTTACCGTTGCATCTTTTAGGGATGGGAATAGTTCTCTTAGCTTCGCAATCGCTTGCTCCTGCGTGAATTTCACTTTTGTAAGATCTGCATCAGAGTTCGTTGTAGTCACCGGTGCTTGTGCGCTAACCTGTGTTACCGTAGTGTTACTACTAACAGATGTAGAATCGGCTGCGGCCAAGCCAGGGGGTAATAATAACGCGAGCGCCACTGAAGTAATCAATACCGTTTTAGCTGTCTGATGAACAAAGTGAGTATTATTGCTTTTCAAAAGAATTCATCCTCCTCTAACACGTGATTCATAACATTATACAGATAATTACTTATATTTTCCATATTTAATTAACGACAGGAAATTACAAGGTTTATGTAATGCATCCTATATAAGCTATAATGGTAGGCAGCTACAGCTTAATCATCTATGAAAGGGGGCCATTCACATCACTGATTGGAACCTTCAGCCGCTTATAGACGGTATTACTGGCCTAGAAATTCGCAGTTGTCTAATCGTTCAACATGGAAAACCTATACTGGAGCATTATCGTGAGCCTGAAATCGCTAAAGAGCTAGGTAAAATAAACTCATGCACCAAAAGCGTGCTCGCCGCCTTAGTCAGCATAGCCATAGATAAACAAATCGTTCCGCCACCTGATACACCTATTTCTCTATTTTTCCCTTTATTAAAAGAGGATCAAGATCAACGAAAAAGAGAAATCACTATCAGTCACTTATTAACAATGACAGCAGGCTTTAACTGGACAGAATTTGGGGGGCAAAATTCCTTTCCGACTATGACTAGAACCGCAGACTGGATAAAGTTTGTGCTCGCCCAGCCGCTATCTCATACGCCAGGCACTGAGATGAACTATAACTCCGGCTGCTCCCAGATTTTATCCGCTATCCTGCGTGAATGTTCTGGACAAGACGTTGCAGCATTTGCTGAAGATCAGCTATTTCAGCCGCTTGGCATCGAAAGCTATCGCTGGGACAGTGATCCACAAGGCATACATACTGGTGGGTTTGGCCTTTATATGATGCCTGAGGATATGCTGAAATTTGGTCTCCTTTATTTGCAAGAAGGGCGCTGGAAGGATCAACAGCTCATTCATTCGGGTACTGTTCAGAAGTCCACTCGCCCCTATGTCGCAGCCACGCTACCACAGAAGGGCTTCTACGGATGGCACTGGTGGGTATCATCATTCAATGCAGGTACGGAGCAGCAGCCAAAGGAGATCCCTTATTATTTTGCGCTTGGCTTCATGGGCCAGCATATTATTGCGGTTCCATCCTATGAGCTGGTTGCAGTCATTACTGCGGATAAATACAAGAAAGGCTCACCAGCTAATGTGTTCGGCCGATTTATCGTGCCAGCGCTTCTTGGGCAATAACGACAGGGGGATACCGCACACTCCCATTATGAAAGAAGGAAGCCGGGTTGCAATGACCCGGCTTCCTTCTTCAATTTATTCAGCTTCGATAAAACGAAGCTCAAGTCGTTAATTTTGCATACACAGCAAAAAATAACACCATTTCTCCAATGATCAGGTAATTGGGTATAAGGAACAACAAATCTACTGCGAAAAAAACGCCAAGTATACCTAATAATAACGCCAAATGAAATATCCCTAACCGTTGCTGTATACGTCTATATTTATGGAAGACCAGTGAGGTAGAGAAGAAGTAGAGCAGGACCGATCCAAAAATAAAACATACCATAAATGTGTAATTTAATTGTTCTAAAAATAGCAGTTGGATTGAAGCTGCAATCATGCTTAAGGATACATAAATAAATAAATGTCCATAAATTATGGTTTGCCCGGCAGTCTCTATGGTTTTGTCCACTTTCTTTTCAACATTATCAAAGTATTGCCACCACATAGCTATAATTAATAGAAAAGTTAATAATGCAAATAAAATAGATTGCCACGTCCAGTGGCTAGACTGTAAGACTGCAAGTATACTGACCACAGATTCGCCAAGTAGAATGAGGGTAAACAACGAGAAACGTTCTAATAAATGATGAGTGTTTATCGGGCTTTTCACCAAGTATCTCCGACCGATTAATGGAAGCAAAATGTCTATAGTAATTCCCGTATACAAAACTACATAACGTATCCAAGAGTCAAAGAAAAGTGATAAAGCAGAGATCACTAATCCAATCCAAAAACGACTTCCCAGGTAACGGGCAGTGTCCTTTCTATCAGCTGCTTCATTCTTATTTACCGTAAGATATTGAATGGCAGTCATAGCTCTTAAGCCAACATAACCGATTAGAAATGGCATATAGTATTGATCAAAGTTAACCGATAAGCTGGCTGTCATGATTAATACAAAAAATAATTGTAGAATCAGAAATATTCGGTGTGAAAAGATGTCCTGTCCAAACCGATTTACAAAAAGAGATTGTCCCACCCAGGCCCACCAGATCGGAATGAATATTAAGATAAATTTAGATAAATATTCAAGTGGAATTGTACCCGCTTCTACATGCAACAAGACATGACTCGCTTTTGAAACTGCAGCTACAAAAAGCAGATCATAAAATAGTTCCAGCCAGGTAACTTTCTTCTCAGCAAAGGATGCTGTGCTGTGCTCAAATCCCGATGTGCGCTTATTCATCGTTTTACTCCCTTAGTTTGGATGTGTATCCAATACAGTTTATCGAATACTTATCCATCTTAACCGAATTGATATACTAATTTGAAGCCCCTTTGTTGCCACTCTAAAATCACACAAAAAAAGCTCCCCCTTGCCTAAACTCGACAAAGGAA
This genomic stretch from Paenibacillus sp. FSL H7-0737 harbors:
- a CDS encoding serine hydrolase domain-containing protein; translation: MTDWNLQPLIDGITGLEIRSCLIVQHGKPILEHYREPEIAKELGKINSCTKSVLAALVSIAIDKQIVPPPDTPISLFFPLLKEDQDQRKREITISHLLTMTAGFNWTEFGGQNSFPTMTRTADWIKFVLAQPLSHTPGTEMNYNSGCSQILSAILRECSGQDVAAFAEDQLFQPLGIESYRWDSDPQGIHTGGFGLYMMPEDMLKFGLLYLQEGRWKDQQLIHSGTVQKSTRPYVAATLPQKGFYGWHWWVSSFNAGTEQQPKEIPYYFALGFMGQHIIAVPSYELVAVITADKYKKGSPANVFGRFIVPALLGQ
- a CDS encoding carbohydrate ABC transporter permease, with the protein product MHRVLSDKKAIFLLIAPGLFLFAFMICIPIFMSAYYGSTDWGGIGKYNFIGFDNYREILFHDKVFWTSLGNALLLTAATVFLQHPFAILIGIFLTNSGKYEKIFRTIFFIPAVISVVVTAKLWSGIFHPNYGLLNKLLSGVGLDALTHDWLGDPKTAIWCIIIVVMWQGFGYALLLYYSGLQGIPSDLSEAAKIDGANNYTLYTRIIIPLLSPMMRVAIIIAVTTCLKQMETVFLMTNGGPANSTQFLGNYLYKTAFSSSLYGYGNAISILFIVFCLVLTVILNKVLKKDIGEF
- a CDS encoding carbohydrate ABC transporter permease, producing the protein MNNSLAPAASPLNLKLHKQKRSKPTTGKILMMLFLCLIALIQLFPLIWLIDYSLLKSGDFFGSSFLKWPSPPQWENYRNAFTYGRVPRYFANSLIITVITVALSALVSLMMGYAFTRMKWKLSGIVLSLIMMGMIIPIHATLLPNFILFNKLGMLNNMYTLILPYSAIVIPMSVLIMTGFLETIPRAIEESAVIDGCGIYGVIFRIIFPITKPALATICVLNFISTWNEFIMANTFLTSEDLKTIPFSIMKFAGEYSSNYGAQFAVMTIIAIPTILIYLLFTEQMTKGITAGAVKG
- a CDS encoding low temperature requirement protein A, whose amino-acid sequence is MNKRTSGFEHSTASFAEKKVTWLELFYDLLFVAAVSKASHVLLHVEAGTIPLEYLSKFILIFIPIWWAWVGQSLFVNRFGQDIFSHRIFLILQLFFVLIMTASLSVNFDQYYMPFLIGYVGLRAMTAIQYLTVNKNEAADRKDTARYLGSRFWIGLVISALSLFFDSWIRYVVLYTGITIDILLPLIGRRYLVKSPINTHHLLERFSLFTLILLGESVVSILAVLQSSHWTWQSILFALLTFLLIIAMWWQYFDNVEKKVDKTIETAGQTIIYGHLFIYVSLSMIAASIQLLFLEQLNYTFMVCFIFGSVLLYFFSTSLVFHKYRRIQQRLGIFHLALLLGILGVFFAVDLLFLIPNYLIIGEMVLFFAVYAKLTT
- a CDS encoding YcdB/YcdC domain-containing protein, with the translated sequence MKSNNTHFVHQTAKTVLITSVALALLLPPGLAAADSTSVSSNTTVTQVSAQAPVTTTNSDADLTKVKFTQEQAIAKLRELFPSLKDATVNNVQLGSNQSYPPPANQMIWNIQWQIQEGSMGYGFSSEVDAISGDIISTYISYPRENNESYYPPKISQPQALEIAKAFVAKAATSVKSSDLQLNENAGYNYFSNTLFGPVQYSYYFSVMKNGLPSGSDNINIAVDGNGNVIQFTKFSQGLEYPSAQPKITLEQAQKQFAEQFDVGLFFTPIYKNGKPNNWILGWRPVDQSLYPIDALTGKRIDYEGKEYASTPVVYSDVAKGKDVFQARTSTTELTAKEAEQLVKKVAYIPADRKLISQSLRNDYQDTNRKIWQLYWGSASGNERYIGAGFPEQSSAEIDAKTGEILQYQVQAYGAAQDKKKEEAAPAGGKKLSEAEAKTKALSIINSLYPQASQKLKLVEYGDNSNVTSDGSGFRYQFIRYHQGIPVSDSTLTVSLDLYGRLISYMGNRINGIDEITLSPDATISKKEALESYKPKYQTKLKYTQVGGYYSYNSYAAPKVKLVYDTTFDESNGLYQVLDAATGKWVAVYDYLGQQDAQISATDIKGHAAEQPLSELVKYHVITPDADGKVNPDQEITVGDWLTYLAKASNPNFSSYIANNERKTVAGVKPENSYYDVVTYAADRKWINKDQSLQIDSKLTREQLAVQLADFLKYNKLTAYLDKDVTVSQFSDSASINNKGAVALVVKLGILKDDNGKFNPQQTVTKALAATVIMKLVELQGKTDQIIGQ
- a CDS encoding TerC family protein, translating into MDWGLLLEYGWVLLVLVALEGLLAADNALVLAIMVKHLPDEERKKALFYGLAGAFVFRFGSLFVISYLVDIWQVQAIGALYLLFIAGNHIFRKLLIKKPVTDEAAESGTDGAVNKKKSSFWFTVFKVEVADIAFAVDSILAAVALAVALPASGLPKIGGLDGGQFLVIFAGGFIGLVIMRFAASFFVKLLHTRPGLEIAAFFIVGWVGVKLAVITLAHPSLGVLSEDFAHSTIWKVTFYVVLVLIAAIGWFMSSKVEENANENPVKEVDKQLH